The proteins below are encoded in one region of Methanomassiliicoccales archaeon:
- a CDS encoding DUF126 domain-containing protein, producing MRIKGRTIFKGKVIGRILMINEPFSFLGGVDPRSGLLTVASGREGENVEGRILAFPCGKGSTVGSYTILELKKNKHMPAAIINAKAETIVATGAVMAGLPMVDSLDLSILRDGDRVLIDDGTLDVFDVQEKRVVTCILHRKGKMLLLKRSQKVGTNKGKWAGVSGYIERGEKPEETALKEVSEETGITTARLEGRGEMLRIRDGNNVWNVYPFLFEVGDESVTLDWEHVDSTWIELDELSNYDTVPGLMMVLKALGL from the coding sequence ATGAGGATCAAGGGTCGCACGATATTCAAAGGGAAGGTCATCGGTCGAATTCTGATGATCAATGAACCGTTCAGTTTCCTTGGTGGCGTGGATCCCCGCAGCGGCCTACTGACGGTGGCTTCCGGGAGGGAGGGGGAGAACGTGGAAGGAAGGATACTGGCCTTCCCCTGTGGAAAGGGGTCGACGGTCGGTTCCTACACCATCCTGGAACTTAAGAAGAACAAGCACATGCCTGCGGCGATAATCAACGCCAAAGCAGAGACCATAGTGGCCACCGGGGCGGTCATGGCAGGTCTGCCCATGGTGGATTCATTGGATCTTTCCATCCTAAGGGACGGGGATAGGGTCCTGATCGACGATGGCACCCTGGATGTGTTCGATGTTCAGGAGAAACGGGTGGTCACATGCATATTACATCGGAAAGGCAAGATGCTCCTCCTCAAGCGTAGTCAGAAAGTGGGGACGAACAAGGGGAAATGGGCTGGGGTAAGCGGTTATATTGAAAGGGGTGAGAAGCCCGAGGAGACCGCTCTGAAGGAGGTTTCTGAAGAGACGGGCATCACCACCGCCCGCCTGGAAGGAAGAGGCGAGATGCTGCGCATCAGGGACGGAAATAACGTTTGGAACGTGTATCCCTTCCTCTTCGAAGTGGGCGACGAAAGCGTGACCCTGGACTGGGAGCATGTCGATTCGACATGGATCGAACTGGATGAGCTTTCGAATTACGACACCGTGCCCGGTTTAATGATGGTACTTAAGGCCCTTGGCCTATAG
- a CDS encoding aconitase X catalytic domain-containing protein — protein MQLTLEEEAMLAGEHGLGKRKAMELLVALGAIYGADRLIPITSAHLSGVSYKTIGEGGIEFLEEMAKDSKVMVPTTLNPMGMDAERWREMGVTEHFAQRQLHIIDLYRQMGVEVNCTCTPYLLTNRPKVGDHIAWAESSALSFANSVLGARTNREGGPGALAAAIIGRTPNYGLHLDENRIPTHIVQVDEDITKDEWSLVGHAVGRKLGACIPFFRGLGNDVNGLKSLAAAMAASGSVAFFMVEKVTPDQPTSLEGLETVHITRKDIEDTLQRLTSAKVPDLIAIGCPHLSETEMKQLAIFLEGKTKKSDVEVWFCTSKGVYLRCPKERAVLERFGKVLCDTCMVVAPIEGVHKVTASNSAKACSYLPGLCSQKVLCGSQRELLELII, from the coding sequence ATGCAACTGACTTTGGAAGAGGAGGCCATGCTCGCCGGGGAACACGGTCTCGGAAAGCGGAAAGCGATGGAGCTTCTGGTGGCGTTAGGGGCCATCTACGGCGCTGACCGCCTCATTCCGATCACTTCCGCTCACCTTTCCGGTGTGTCATATAAGACCATCGGCGAAGGAGGCATCGAATTCCTGGAGGAGATGGCCAAGGATTCCAAGGTCATGGTCCCCACCACCCTCAACCCCATGGGAATGGATGCTGAACGCTGGCGGGAGATGGGGGTGACCGAACACTTTGCCCAAAGGCAACTGCACATCATCGACCTCTACCGCCAGATGGGGGTGGAGGTCAATTGTACCTGCACCCCTTATCTGCTGACCAATCGGCCCAAAGTAGGCGATCACATCGCCTGGGCCGAGTCCTCCGCGCTATCCTTTGCCAATTCTGTACTGGGTGCTCGGACCAATCGGGAAGGAGGGCCGGGAGCATTGGCCGCGGCCATAATAGGTCGCACACCCAATTATGGTCTCCATCTGGATGAAAATCGTATACCAACACATATCGTACAGGTCGATGAGGACATCACCAAGGACGAGTGGTCCCTGGTCGGGCATGCGGTCGGCCGTAAACTGGGGGCATGCATCCCATTCTTCAGAGGGCTGGGTAACGACGTCAACGGCCTCAAGTCCCTGGCCGCAGCGATGGCCGCATCTGGGTCGGTAGCATTCTTCATGGTGGAAAAGGTCACCCCCGATCAGCCTACATCCCTCGAGGGATTAGAGACCGTTCATATCACCAGGAAGGACATCGAAGACACCCTTCAGCGTCTGACAAGTGCCAAAGTGCCGGATCTCATCGCTATCGGATGTCCTCATCTTTCGGAGACCGAAATGAAGCAATTGGCGATCTTCCTCGAGGGAAAAACGAAGAAGAGCGATGTGGAGGTGTGGTTCTGTACCTCCAAGGGCGTTTATCTTCGGTGCCCGAAGGAGAGAGCTGTGCTGGAAAGGTTCGGCAAGGTGCTCTGCGACACCTGCATGGTGGTAGCGCCCATCGAAGGGGTGCATAAGGTCACAGCAAGCAACTCGGCCAAGGCCTGTTCCTATCTTCCAGGTTTATGTTCTCAGAAGGTCCTTTGCGGTTCGCAACGCGAACTGTTGGAGTTGATAATATGA
- a CDS encoding 30S ribosomal protein S27ae, producing the protein MAAKKKEVKKETPSAKKNYYNAKGDKLERLKKYCPKCGPGVFLGEHKDRTSCGKCGYTEFKKK; encoded by the coding sequence ATGGCAGCCAAGAAGAAGGAAGTCAAGAAGGAGACACCCTCGGCCAAGAAGAATTACTACAATGCCAAGGGAGACAAGCTTGAACGGTTGAAGAAGTACTGCCCCAAGTGCGGGCCTGGTGTGTTCCTGGGAGAGCACAAGGACCGGACATCCTGTGGCAAATGTGGTTACACCGAGTTCAAGAAGAAGTGA
- a CDS encoding DUF359 domain-containing protein, producing the protein MRMASTPSKSAELVVPPKGWSLPDSLRSELGMPFGKLLQDKDLLDNLLECKKIITVGDIVSATLINKGVIPHITVYDRCNERMELDADEHPVDRLSVPEILVENPPGLITPELVKAMKDGLGREDKVKVRVQGEEDLAALVCAALAPEGTCLLYGLPGKGVVLVHTDAKINHAARELIRSMEVLK; encoded by the coding sequence ATGAGAATGGCAAGTACGCCCTCAAAGTCCGCTGAACTGGTAGTTCCTCCAAAAGGTTGGAGTCTGCCGGATAGCTTGAGGAGCGAACTTGGCATGCCCTTCGGGAAGCTGCTTCAGGACAAAGATCTCCTGGATAATCTTCTCGAATGTAAGAAAATAATCACTGTGGGGGACATCGTATCCGCCACCCTTATAAACAAGGGCGTCATCCCCCACATTACGGTATACGATCGATGCAACGAGAGGATGGAGCTGGATGCTGATGAGCACCCGGTAGACCGCCTGTCGGTGCCGGAGATACTGGTGGAGAACCCCCCAGGACTGATCACCCCTGAGCTGGTAAAGGCCATGAAAGATGGTCTTGGCCGCGAGGATAAGGTCAAGGTCCGGGTTCAAGGAGAGGAGGACCTGGCTGCGCTGGTCTGCGCCGCGTTGGCTCCAGAAGGTACCTGTCTCCTTTATGGTCTCCCTGGAAAGGGAGTGGTGTTGGTTCACACTGACGCCAAAATAAACCACGCGGCGCGCGAACTGATACGCTCAATGGAGGTATTAAAGTGA
- the spt4 gene encoding transcription elongation factor subunit Spt4, translating into MKVIRACKTCSFISEEDKCPRCAGDMSKEWQGYVVIIDHTKSEIAKRMGINENGKYALKVR; encoded by the coding sequence ATGAAGGTGATCAGGGCCTGCAAGACCTGTTCTTTCATCTCTGAAGAGGATAAGTGCCCTCGCTGCGCTGGTGACATGTCCAAGGAATGGCAGGGGTATGTGGTCATAATCGATCACACCAAATCCGAGATAGCTAAGAGGATGGGCATAAATGAGAATGGCAAGTACGCCCTCAAAGTCCGCTGA
- a CDS encoding DNA-directed RNA polymerase yields the protein MYLLTQRERVVRIPPDRLGDNVNQVVNELAREAYEGRIEGNDSLTVLIKNIETVGDGRIVHGDGAVYQTVKFDSLIFRPMIQEVVEGNICEILKFGAFVRFGPLDGLLHISQVMDDRIDVDDSNQRLIGKDTKRDLKVGDTVRSRIVALSFNEMNPRESKIGLTMRQPGLGKLEWLTEERIRKEVEK from the coding sequence ATGTATTTGTTGACCCAAAGGGAGAGAGTCGTTCGCATTCCCCCTGACCGGCTGGGCGATAACGTCAACCAGGTGGTCAACGAGTTGGCCCGAGAGGCTTACGAAGGCCGCATCGAGGGAAACGACTCGCTCACCGTTCTCATCAAGAACATCGAGACCGTAGGTGACGGTCGCATTGTGCATGGCGATGGGGCGGTCTATCAGACCGTCAAATTCGATTCGCTCATATTCAGGCCCATGATCCAGGAGGTAGTGGAGGGCAATATCTGTGAGATCCTGAAGTTCGGCGCCTTTGTGCGCTTTGGACCTCTTGATGGACTACTCCATATCAGCCAGGTAATGGACGACCGCATCGATGTCGATGACAGTAACCAACGGTTGATAGGCAAGGACACCAAGCGTGACCTGAAGGTCGGTGACACCGTCCGCTCCAGGATAGTAGCCTTATCCTTCAATGAGATGAACCCGCGCGAGAGCAAGATCGGCCTGACCATGAGACAGCCCGGATTGGGCAAGCTGGAATGGTTGACCGAGGAAAGGATCAGGAAGGAGGTCGAGAAATGA
- a CDS encoding sodium-translocating pyrophosphatase — protein sequence MLDDPLYYIIPIAGIIGLLFAGYLTWWILRKDTGTPEMKAISDAIREGAMAYLARQYKTIAIISVILGVLITVGINLWTGVAFLMGAFFSALSGYIGMYVSVNSNIRTASAARRSMNEALLTSFRGGAVSGIAVVALSLLGVAGIFFVYQAWVAVGAPDSAALYLDALFLVVGYAFGASFAALFAQLGGGIYTKAADVGADLVGKVEAGIPEDDPRNPAVIADLVGDNVGDCAGRGADLFESTAAENIGAMILGIAIFAITGNPGWFMFPLVVRAFGLIAGLVGIMVVKLRSEDENPMKAINRGYYVTSIIAAILFYFSVDQLLDHQIAFFYCGMIGIVLSIAIVYITQYYTAGEYRPVREIAKASETGAATNIITGISIGMETTALSVLAIALALIASFELGRSVTDVENLKFVYGLYGTAAATMGMLTTCAFVLAEDTFGPITDNAGGIVEMSHQPEEVRERTDRLDSIGNTTKALTKGYAMGAAALAAYLLFGAFFEQVARIRGIDILTFYENFHVDLMQPVVFVSALIGAMLVYLFTSLAIRAVGKAAGDMISEVRRQFKERPGILAGTEKPDYATCVDISTKGALRAMMLPGILPVVVPVALGLILRYAYPETNDMAVMGVGAFLMVATIAGVLMALFLNNGGGAWDNAKKYIESQGLKGTPVHSAGVVGDTVGDPFKDTAGPSLHVLVKLLSTITLVFAVMFVV from the coding sequence ATGCTAGACGATCCTCTGTACTACATAATACCGATCGCGGGCATAATAGGGCTCCTCTTCGCTGGATACCTCACTTGGTGGATCCTCAGGAAAGATACTGGAACTCCTGAGATGAAAGCCATAAGTGACGCTATTCGCGAAGGTGCGATGGCCTATCTTGCTCGTCAGTACAAGACGATCGCCATCATCAGTGTCATATTGGGCGTCCTGATTACAGTCGGGATCAACCTTTGGACAGGTGTGGCGTTCCTGATGGGTGCTTTCTTCTCTGCCCTGTCTGGATACATCGGAATGTACGTGTCCGTGAATTCGAATATTAGGACTGCGAGCGCCGCAAGGCGCTCTATGAACGAGGCGCTTCTGACCTCCTTCCGCGGTGGTGCCGTTTCCGGTATCGCCGTGGTGGCTTTGAGCCTATTAGGTGTCGCCGGAATATTCTTCGTTTACCAGGCTTGGGTGGCCGTTGGAGCCCCTGACTCTGCTGCGTTATACCTCGATGCGTTGTTCTTGGTCGTGGGCTATGCCTTCGGCGCCAGCTTCGCGGCGTTGTTCGCTCAGCTGGGCGGCGGTATCTATACCAAGGCCGCCGATGTCGGTGCTGATCTGGTTGGTAAGGTCGAAGCGGGTATTCCCGAGGATGACCCCCGTAACCCTGCCGTCATAGCCGATCTCGTTGGTGACAACGTCGGAGATTGCGCCGGTCGTGGCGCTGACCTGTTCGAAAGCACCGCTGCCGAGAACATCGGTGCCATGATATTGGGTATCGCCATCTTTGCTATCACTGGCAACCCCGGTTGGTTCATGTTCCCTCTGGTCGTTCGCGCCTTCGGGTTGATCGCCGGCCTGGTGGGCATCATGGTCGTCAAGCTGAGAAGCGAGGACGAGAACCCCATGAAGGCCATCAATCGCGGTTACTATGTAACGAGCATCATCGCCGCCATACTGTTCTACTTTTCAGTGGACCAGCTCTTGGATCATCAGATCGCTTTCTTCTACTGCGGTATGATCGGCATCGTTCTCAGCATCGCGATCGTTTACATCACCCAGTACTACACTGCTGGTGAGTATCGCCCGGTCAGGGAGATCGCCAAGGCATCTGAGACCGGCGCCGCCACCAACATCATCACTGGGATATCCATAGGGATGGAGACCACCGCATTGTCGGTGTTGGCCATCGCATTGGCATTGATCGCCTCGTTCGAACTGGGTCGAAGCGTCACCGACGTGGAGAACCTCAAGTTCGTCTATGGGCTGTACGGAACTGCCGCGGCCACCATGGGTATGTTGACCACCTGCGCTTTCGTGCTCGCGGAGGACACCTTCGGACCTATCACCGACAACGCTGGTGGCATCGTCGAGATGTCCCATCAGCCGGAAGAGGTTCGTGAGAGGACCGACCGCCTGGACTCCATCGGCAACACCACCAAGGCCCTGACCAAGGGATACGCGATGGGCGCCGCTGCGCTGGCCGCCTACCTATTGTTCGGAGCGTTCTTCGAGCAGGTAGCTAGGATCCGGGGCATCGACATCCTGACCTTCTACGAGAACTTCCACGTGGACCTGATGCAGCCGGTCGTGTTCGTATCGGCCCTCATCGGTGCCATGTTGGTGTACTTGTTCACCTCCCTGGCCATACGCGCCGTGGGCAAGGCCGCCGGAGATATGATCTCCGAGGTACGCCGTCAGTTCAAGGAGAGGCCCGGCATATTGGCCGGAACCGAGAAGCCCGACTACGCCACCTGCGTCGACATCAGCACCAAGGGGGCCCTGAGGGCCATGATGCTGCCTGGCATACTGCCGGTCGTGGTCCCCGTGGCTTTGGGACTGATCCTCAGGTACGCATACCCTGAGACCAACGACATGGCCGTCATGGGAGTCGGTGCCTTCTTGATGGTAGCGACCATCGCCGGTGTGCTAATGGCCCTCTTCCTTAACAACGGAGGAGGCGCCTGGGACAACGCCAAGAAGTACATCGAGTCGCAAGGCCTAAAGGGCACACCAGTGCATTCAGCTGGTGTGGTCGGAGATACCGTCGGAGATCCGTTCAAGGATACCGCCGGGCCTTCCCTGCACGTGCTGGTGAAGCTCCTGTCCACCATCACCCTGGTCTTCGCCGTGATGTTCGTGGTCTGA
- a CDS encoding ATPase domain-containing protein, with the protein MESTDIGRSDLARIQTGIPGLDDMIEGGFPFPSVILVSGTAGTGKTTFALKFLAEGAARGEQGLYFTTLSEPTQWMLRFSSQFEFMRPEFFENEIVYEDLGNHLRGGDSAALLEAIEKRIAEVMPQRIVIDPITVVGEMFKDGYRQFLFDLTNRLKNWNATTLVTGEVLPGELYPPEISYAVDGIVLLHLAEELGARRKYLEVLKMRGTNHVTGKHSIDISRKEGLIVLKARF; encoded by the coding sequence ATGGAATCGACAGATATAGGACGTTCCGATCTGGCACGAATACAGACGGGAATACCAGGGCTCGATGACATGATCGAGGGCGGTTTCCCCTTCCCCTCGGTGATCCTCGTCTCGGGCACGGCCGGTACCGGAAAGACCACGTTCGCCCTAAAATTCCTAGCCGAAGGGGCGGCGAGGGGTGAGCAGGGGCTTTACTTTACGACCTTAAGCGAACCGACACAGTGGATGTTGCGTTTCTCATCCCAGTTCGAGTTCATGCGACCTGAGTTCTTCGAAAACGAGATCGTCTATGAAGATCTGGGAAATCACCTTCGTGGCGGAGATTCAGCCGCGTTGTTGGAGGCCATCGAAAAACGTATCGCCGAGGTGATGCCTCAGCGTATAGTCATCGATCCCATAACCGTGGTGGGGGAGATGTTCAAGGACGGATACAGGCAGTTCCTCTTCGATCTTACAAACAGGTTGAAGAACTGGAACGCGACCACATTGGTCACCGGAGAGGTACTACCAGGTGAACTGTACCCACCTGAGATTTCCTACGCTGTGGACGGCATCGTGCTGCTACATCTGGCCGAGGAACTTGGTGCCCGGCGCAAATACCTCGAGGTACTGAAGATGAGGGGCACCAATCACGTCACCGGGAAACATTCCATCGACATCTCTCGTAAGGAAGGCCTCATCGTGCTCAAGGCTCGATTCTAG
- a CDS encoding thymidylate kinase — MEMIVVDGIDGSGKSTVAGWIAEHYRGRGEKVLIRTHPSDSWFGRLSRRSLTAEGKLMRLVATIFFILDVLNSLRLLRRWHDYDKVIFVRYLMATAYLPAGLHHYGYRFFCKLLPIPARLLLVDTTPECAIRRIEDRAHDREMFENLSSLNKVRAKVLELSVNGWVVLNNSSSSEKTRSQLSQVLSSWDPLN; from the coding sequence ATGGAAATGATAGTCGTGGACGGGATCGATGGCTCGGGCAAGAGCACCGTGGCAGGGTGGATCGCTGAGCATTACCGAGGAAGGGGGGAAAAGGTCCTGATACGCACTCACCCTTCTGATTCCTGGTTCGGCAGACTTAGCCGACGTTCCCTGACGGCCGAGGGCAAGCTCATGCGCCTGGTGGCCACCATCTTTTTCATCCTCGATGTATTGAACTCGTTAAGACTTCTGCGCCGATGGCACGACTATGACAAGGTCATTTTCGTACGTTACCTGATGGCCACGGCATATTTGCCTGCGGGGTTACATCATTACGGTTACCGTTTCTTTTGCAAGCTGCTCCCCATCCCTGCCCGGCTGCTTCTTGTCGATACCACTCCGGAATGCGCTATTAGAAGGATAGAGGATAGGGCGCACGACCGGGAGATGTTCGAGAACCTGTCATCATTGAACAAGGTTCGAGCAAAGGTGCTGGAGCTTTCAGTGAACGGATGGGTGGTGTTAAATAATTCCAGCAGTTCGGAGAAAACCCGGTCTCAGCTATCTCAGGTGCTTTCTTCCTGGGACCCCCTTAATTGA
- a CDS encoding MFS transporter, with protein sequence MDSKRLAVLSGGFIGPLSGNAVLAMIPVLKLEFGTGPEEILLSITFFMLPFAFFNLFSGTISDVFGRRKLITIGFMIYALGCIICVVGPDLYSFYLGRAVQGFGFAFVNPVLLAVLGDLTPPNERGRVMGYFGAFTTAGIASGPMIAGFLSQYDWRWMFVLVAVLAIAVTFWIRTACTIPVKGPRSRTQLWSNINKALRSKGVIALCLLGFLTFLCYMGAIGFLSDHLSLAPLSLSEEDIGLLIGMSGIAGMFAAPLGGRFVDSKGRILTAIGGFSVVALAMVLLLFSNGWITFALSLLVLGTGTAFIWASLLTMTVEIVPDLKGTVSSVFNSSRFFGYSLAPLIFAPIYAFNGFDTLLLVGFLLTLVAIPLLLLLSLQLRGSQEEST encoded by the coding sequence ATGGACAGCAAACGATTGGCGGTGCTGAGCGGTGGTTTCATCGGTCCTCTTTCCGGGAACGCGGTACTGGCCATGATCCCGGTGCTGAAACTGGAGTTTGGAACGGGGCCGGAAGAGATACTGCTGTCCATAACCTTCTTCATGCTCCCTTTCGCTTTCTTCAATCTGTTCTCTGGCACCATCTCTGACGTCTTCGGACGACGTAAGCTGATCACTATCGGGTTCATGATCTACGCCCTTGGATGTATCATCTGCGTTGTCGGGCCAGACCTGTACTCGTTCTACCTGGGACGGGCAGTTCAAGGTTTCGGCTTCGCGTTCGTTAACCCTGTACTGTTGGCAGTGCTTGGGGACCTTACTCCGCCCAATGAGAGGGGCAGGGTCATGGGATATTTCGGTGCGTTCACCACTGCCGGTATTGCCAGCGGACCCATGATCGCAGGGTTCCTTTCCCAGTATGATTGGCGGTGGATGTTCGTATTGGTGGCCGTTCTAGCCATTGCGGTCACCTTCTGGATACGGACCGCCTGCACCATACCGGTAAAGGGTCCAAGGTCCCGAACCCAGCTTTGGTCCAACATCAATAAGGCGTTGAGGTCTAAAGGGGTGATCGCCCTCTGCCTTCTAGGGTTCCTGACGTTCCTATGTTATATGGGGGCCATAGGATTTCTTTCGGACCATCTTTCATTGGCACCCTTATCATTGAGCGAGGAGGATATCGGCCTGCTCATCGGCATGAGCGGCATAGCTGGAATGTTCGCCGCTCCCCTCGGCGGCCGCTTCGTGGACTCAAAAGGGCGTATCCTTACGGCCATAGGTGGCTTTTCCGTCGTGGCGCTGGCCATGGTCCTGCTGCTGTTTTCCAACGGATGGATCACCTTCGCACTTTCATTGCTGGTCCTGGGGACCGGCACCGCCTTCATATGGGCATCGTTGCTGACGATGACCGTGGAGATAGTTCCCGACCTCAAAGGCACTGTTTCATCGGTCTTCAACAGCTCCCGTTTCTTCGGCTATTCCCTGGCACCTTTGATCTTCGCGCCGATATACGCCTTCAACGGGTTCGATACGCTCCTTCTGGTCGGCTTCCTGCTTACCTTGGTGGCAATACCACTGTTGCTACTACTGTCCCTTCAATTAAGGGGGTCCCAGGAAGAAAGCACCTGA
- a CDS encoding deoxyhypusine synthase: MEERKVSDIKVDTGMTVDQLVKAMSDSGGFTAKKLADAVDIVEKMVKDEECLTFLSFPACLMATGTRGVIVELVKRKLVDVVITTCGTLDHDLARSWKHYYHGDFNMDDAELREQGMNRLGNVIVPDESYGLVLEQRLLPMFEEILAGKESISTREIIDEIGARLDNEDSLLYWAHKNQIPIFVPGITDGSFGSQLWMYWQTHRNLKMDLFQDEQDLSGLVFHAERSGALIIGGGISKHHVIWWNQFRGGLDYAVYMTTAAEYDGSLSGAQVREAISWGKVRENAWQVNVEGDATITLPIMVASLVERLE, from the coding sequence ATGGAAGAACGCAAGGTAAGCGACATCAAGGTCGACACCGGCATGACCGTGGACCAGTTGGTCAAGGCTATGTCAGATTCCGGAGGATTCACCGCAAAGAAACTTGCCGACGCGGTGGACATCGTGGAAAAGATGGTGAAGGACGAGGAATGCCTTACCTTCCTCTCCTTTCCAGCCTGCCTCATGGCCACCGGGACGAGGGGGGTCATAGTCGAGCTGGTAAAACGCAAGCTGGTGGACGTGGTCATCACCACATGCGGCACGCTCGATCATGATCTGGCGCGCAGCTGGAAGCATTATTACCATGGCGATTTCAATATGGACGATGCCGAGCTGCGGGAACAGGGTATGAACCGCCTTGGCAATGTCATCGTTCCCGACGAGAGCTACGGCCTTGTGCTGGAGCAGCGCCTGCTCCCCATGTTCGAGGAGATACTGGCGGGAAAGGAATCGATCTCGACCAGGGAGATAATCGATGAGATCGGCGCTCGTCTGGACAACGAGGATTCCCTGCTTTACTGGGCTCACAAGAATCAGATCCCCATATTCGTCCCTGGCATTACCGACGGTTCCTTCGGCAGCCAACTGTGGATGTACTGGCAGACCCACCGTAACCTGAAGATGGACCTGTTCCAAGATGAGCAGGACCTCTCCGGACTGGTCTTCCACGCCGAACGCAGCGGAGCGCTCATCATCGGCGGGGGCATATCCAAGCATCATGTCATCTGGTGGAACCAGTTCCGCGGTGGACTGGATTACGCTGTTTATATGACCACGGCCGCGGAGTATGATGGCTCCCTAAGTGGTGCCCAGGTGCGCGAGGCCATATCCTGGGGGAAGGTGCGGGAGAACGCTTGGCAGGTGAACGTGGAGGGCGACGCCACCATCACCTTGCCGATCATGGTAGCCTCACTGGTAGAGCGATTGGAATGA
- a CDS encoding isocitrate/isopropylmalate dehydrogenase family protein: MKRVTVIGGDGIGPEVVDATMHILKGMDLDLEFVEADMGLASFKRTGHYLPPETLSILESSKAVLFGAITSPVTADPCYHSPLLQLRRYFDLYANIRPCFPILPEYKLVDLNTVIVRENTEGMYTGLEREEDGKVILERVVSEKGCRRIVEKAIKVSKVMGFNKITCIHKANVLRKSDGLFRRVFYEVMEGSGLIADDMIVDAAAAALISKPKFFECIVTLNLYGDILSDEAAALTGGLGMAPSANIGDRFGLFEPVHGSAPDIAGKGVANPSATILSASLLLEFVKMMDAASSLQSALVQTLNEGDRTRDIGGTLDTMKFAEKVSERLTRH, encoded by the coding sequence ATGAAACGCGTAACGGTCATCGGCGGGGATGGTATCGGTCCTGAGGTAGTGGATGCAACGATGCATATCCTGAAAGGCATGGACCTGGACCTGGAGTTCGTAGAAGCGGATATGGGACTGGCCAGCTTCAAGCGTACCGGTCATTATCTACCGCCGGAGACGCTGAGCATCCTAGAATCGTCCAAGGCGGTATTGTTCGGAGCGATCACTTCTCCGGTGACCGCCGATCCCTGCTACCATTCCCCACTACTGCAACTACGCAGATATTTCGACCTTTACGCCAATATACGTCCTTGCTTCCCCATTCTGCCAGAGTACAAACTGGTCGACCTGAATACCGTCATCGTACGAGAGAACACCGAAGGCATGTACACCGGCCTGGAGAGAGAAGAGGACGGGAAGGTCATCCTGGAGCGTGTGGTCAGCGAGAAGGGTTGCCGACGCATCGTGGAGAAGGCCATCAAGGTCTCCAAGGTCATGGGCTTCAACAAGATCACCTGCATCCACAAGGCGAACGTGCTGCGCAAATCGGACGGTCTTTTCAGACGGGTGTTCTACGAGGTCATGGAGGGTTCTGGACTCATTGCCGATGATATGATCGTGGATGCTGCCGCAGCGGCATTGATATCCAAACCCAAATTTTTCGAGTGTATCGTCACCTTGAACCTATACGGGGACATACTCTCGGACGAGGCCGCGGCTTTGACAGGAGGTCTGGGAATGGCACCGTCGGCCAACATCGGTGATCGCTTCGGGCTCTTCGAACCGGTACATGGCAGCGCCCCGGACATCGCTGGAAAGGGCGTGGCCAATCCTTCGGCCACGATCTTGTCCGCCAGCCTGCTATTGGAGTTCGTTAAGATGATGGACGCCGCAAGCAGTCTTCAGTCAGCGCTGGTGCAGACCTTGAACGAGGGGGACCGGACCAGGGACATAGGGGGGACGCTCGACACCATGAAGTTCGCCGAGAAGGTCTCCGAGAGGCTCACCAGACATTAG